The DNA sequence TCCCTTATTTTACTAAACCTTATTAATAGTAGTTGATTTATCTCAATACGGCAAGAGTTAAGGCCGATATTCATCACGGCTTAAAAACAAGAAATTTTTCCGGTGTTTTAATCGAAAAGATAAACTGAAATGTTGATAAAAAAGCCGGGGTAGAAAACCGAATTCGGCCTTCGTCGCCCGGCAATATAATGTATTTGTTACTTAAGTTTGATGTACTTATCAGGAACCTTTTCTTTTGTTACGCCCATGTAGCCTTTGCCGAACACGTAGGTATCTTCATATACAAGCACGAACTTTTTGATCTTCATCTGCTTCGCCATGTCGTAGTAGGGAGCGCCGTTCCATTCCGCGCCAGGCGTGAACTTGTTGTAGCAGCTCCAGAGGTCTTTCATGTTGTAGAGTTTCGCTTTTTTCTCAACGATGCGCTTGCCGTACTCGGCGAGGGCGCAGGTCGTGCTCCAGCCGTAGGAGTAGGGCCATGTTCCCATGCGTCCCTTGCCGCCGGCGGCGATGACTGCCTTTTCGACCTTTTTCATGATGGCCGGCCAGTTGCCGGATTCATTTTTAAGGTCGATGCCGAAGGATCCGGGATAGCCCATAAGCGGTGACGGAAGGTCGGCTTCAACGAAGATGGCGCCGTACTTGGCGACCTGCTTCAGAAGAGGCTCGGTCTGCGCGTCGTTCGTGCAGAAGAAGGCTGAGTCCTTGCCGTACTTCTGTACCCACGCGGGGACCTTTTCCAGGATGAACTGCTGAGCGCCGGCGACGCCTACGTCAGAGGTGGGGTCGGGAGCTGTCTCAAACGCAAACTTCAGGCCGAGGTCTTTGCATGCCTGCTCCATGATGGCGCGGCGGCGTGAAAGAAGCTCGTAGCTCATGTGGCGCGGGAAGGAGATGTGGACGAATGTCTTTGCGCCCAGTTTCTTCGCCGTGTTGATGATGAGGTATCCGCGCATGATGTTGTCTACGCCGATAGCGAAGTCAGCGGTGCTTGTGATAACGTTCGGGTCTTCCTGGGGTTCGCCCGCGAAGCAGAGGATGTCCTTCCTCTTTTCTTTGACGCGGCGGAAAGCTTCGGTTGTTCCGGGGATGGCGTCATCGACTACGATGACCTTCATCTTGGGGTCGTCGGCGAGGCCGACTATCTGCGCGATTGTCGTTTCCATCTCTGACATAAAGTTGTCAGGCATGGTTACGTGCTTGATCATTCCGCCCTTTGCCACATCGCCGTATTCCTTGATAAGGCGCTCGGCTCCGCGGTAGGT is a window from the Cloacibacillus sp. genome containing:
- a CDS encoding DUF3798 domain-containing protein; this translates as MRKTSVFLFTMIAALFIASAAFAAAPFHIGVATLTVSQAEDTYRGAERLIKEYGDVAKGGMIKHVTMPDNFMSEMETTIAQIVGLADDPKMKVIVVDDAIPGTTEAFRRVKEKRKDILCFAGEPQEDPNVITSTADFAIGVDNIMRGYLIINTAKKLGAKTFVHISFPRHMSYELLSRRRAIMEQACKDLGLKFAFETAPDPTSDVGVAGAQQFILEKVPAWVQKYGKDSAFFCTNDAQTEPLLKQVAKYGAIFVEADLPSPLMGYPGSFGIDLKNESGNWPAIMKKVEKAVIAAGGKGRMGTWPYSYGWSTTCALAEYGKRIVEKKAKLYNMKDLWSCYNKFTPGAEWNGAPYYDMAKQMKIKKFVLVYEDTYVFGKGYMGVTKEKVPDKYIKLK